One segment of Bacteroides caecimuris DNA contains the following:
- a CDS encoding CFI-box-CTERM domain-containing protein, with amino-acid sequence MSLVDIKCPNCGASIQLDNSRESGFCSYCGSKVQIQEAINKIKIDRSGDIEKYLSIGFAATEMGNGQEAYDYANKVLEIDSQNAEAWELKMSGIGCMPGYNCHQMVAAGNKALELTTSSEIRNRVYIALLSICPFYLQNTYNELLQDLQIQKDLYESYRKLYPSTAAERMLKEDFILMSTYENMTQIPTLRFTVPDEEIEKNEEFAEITVEIAKGWIACGLALNERYKIYNMYLSDEGLEYWKDILEKIKRGLPDKYLTQEISSDNLNLNQLPPKSNTPRRRVNNPPPKNEGCYIATAVYGSYEAPEVIILRQFRDNTLKKTYLGRWFIKTYYYLSPPVAEKLKNAKFINKFIRSLLNKLVKHLRKKH; translated from the coding sequence ATGAGTTTAGTAGATATAAAATGTCCCAATTGTGGTGCATCAATTCAATTAGATAACAGTAGAGAAAGTGGTTTCTGCTCTTACTGTGGATCAAAAGTACAGATTCAAGAAGCTATCAACAAAATTAAGATTGATAGGTCTGGGGATATAGAGAAATATTTATCTATAGGGTTCGCAGCTACAGAGATGGGCAATGGACAAGAAGCGTATGACTATGCCAATAAAGTATTGGAAATAGACTCTCAAAATGCAGAGGCTTGGGAATTAAAAATGTCGGGTATAGGATGTATGCCTGGTTATAATTGTCATCAAATGGTTGCAGCCGGTAATAAGGCTTTAGAACTCACAACCTCATCAGAAATAAGAAATAGAGTATATATAGCTCTTCTATCAATATGTCCATTTTATCTTCAAAATACGTATAACGAATTATTACAGGATTTACAAATACAAAAGGACTTATACGAATCTTATAGAAAGTTATATCCATCAACCGCTGCAGAACGAATGTTAAAAGAGGATTTTATTTTGATGTCTACATATGAAAATATGACTCAGATACCAACCTTACGTTTCACCGTTCCTGATGAAGAAATAGAGAAAAACGAAGAATTTGCAGAAATAACGGTAGAAATAGCCAAAGGATGGATTGCATGTGGATTGGCGTTAAATGAAAGATACAAGATTTATAATATGTATCTTTCAGATGAAGGATTGGAATATTGGAAAGATATTTTAGAAAAGATTAAACGGGGATTACCTGATAAGTATTTGACACAAGAGATTAGTTCTGATAATCTTAATTTAAACCAATTACCACCTAAATCAAATACTCCAAGAAGACGAGTAAATAATCCACCTCCTAAAAACGAAGGTTGTTACATTGCAACCGCTGTTTATGGTTCCTATGAAGCACCAGAGGTAATAATTCTTCGTCAGTTTAGAGACAACACTCTGAAAAAAACTTATTTAGGGAGATGGTTCATTAAAACGTATTATTACTTAAGCCCTCCTGTTGCAGAGAAATTGAAAAATGCAAAGTTCATCAACAAATTCATTCGTTCATTATTAAATAAATTGGTAAAACATTTAAGAAAAAAACACTAA
- a CDS encoding ferredoxin domain-containing protein, with translation MILNERDARHEHVLQVARQMMTAARTAPKGKGIDIIEVALITDEEIKQLSDTMIAMVEEHGMKFFLRDADNILNAECVILIGTCEQAQGLNCGHCGFATCAGRTEGVPCALNSIDVGIAIGSACATAADLRVDTRVMFSAGLAAQRLNWLKDCKTVMAIPVSASSKNPFFDRKPKQETNS, from the coding sequence ATGATACTGAACGAAAGAGATGCCCGTCACGAGCATGTACTACAAGTAGCCCGCCAAATGATGACGGCTGCGCGTACTGCTCCCAAAGGAAAAGGAATCGATATTATTGAAGTGGCACTAATCACGGATGAAGAGATTAAACAACTATCGGACACTATGATAGCTATGGTAGAAGAACACGGAATGAAATTTTTCCTTCGTGATGCTGACAACATTTTAAATGCCGAATGTGTTATATTAATAGGAACGTGCGAGCAGGCACAAGGCTTGAACTGCGGTCATTGCGGCTTCGCCACCTGCGCCGGACGTACCGAAGGAGTTCCTTGCGCATTGAACAGCATAGATGTAGGCATCGCCATAGGCTCCGCCTGTGCTACGGCAGCCGATTTGCGTGTAGATACACGTGTGATGTTCTCCGCCGGACTGGCAGCACAACGCCTGAACTGGCTGAAAGACTGTAAGACGGTAATGGCAATTCCGGTAAGCGCATCCTCCAAGAATCCGTTCTTTGACCGGAAGCCAAAGCAAGAAACAAATTCATAA
- a CDS encoding agmatine deiminase family protein — protein sequence MGIMVGLPSPSGSEKDLQLNFGKNMTVQVEMRAPHLPAEWHMQSGIQLTWPHAGTDWAYMLAEVQECFINIAREIAKRELLLIVTPEPEEVKKQIAATVNMNNVRFLECATNDTWARDHGAITMIDTGTPSLLDFTFNGWGLKFASELDNQITKQAVEAGALRGQYIDRLDFVLEGGSIESDGMGTLLTTSECLLSPQRNGKLNQAEIEEYLKSTFHLQKVLWLDHGYLAGDDTDSHIDTLARFCSTDTIAYVKCDDKEDEHYEALLAMEEQLKTFRTLAGEPYRLLALPMADKIEEDGERLPATYANFLIMNEVILYPTYHQPVNDQKASEVLQQAFPDHQVIGIDCRALIKQHGSLHCVTMQYPLEVIK from the coding sequence ATGGGAATCATGGTTGGACTTCCCAGCCCAAGCGGCTCGGAAAAAGATTTGCAGTTGAATTTCGGCAAAAATATGACCGTGCAGGTAGAAATGAGAGCACCTCATCTGCCCGCCGAATGGCATATGCAGAGTGGTATACAGTTGACATGGCCACACGCCGGTACAGACTGGGCATACATGCTGGCAGAAGTGCAAGAGTGTTTTATAAACATAGCCAGGGAAATAGCGAAACGAGAGTTGCTATTGATTGTCACCCCCGAACCGGAAGAAGTGAAAAAACAGATAGCCGCTACCGTCAACATGAACAACGTCCGCTTTCTGGAATGTGCCACCAATGATACATGGGCACGCGACCACGGAGCCATCACCATGATAGACACCGGCACCCCTTCCCTGCTCGACTTTACATTTAACGGTTGGGGACTGAAATTTGCTTCCGAACTGGATAATCAAATCACCAAACAAGCGGTAGAAGCCGGGGCTTTGAGAGGCCAGTATATCGACCGCCTCGACTTCGTTCTCGAAGGAGGTTCTATCGAAAGCGACGGAATGGGCACATTGCTCACTACCTCCGAGTGTCTGCTTTCTCCCCAACGGAACGGAAAGCTGAACCAAGCAGAGATAGAAGAATACCTGAAATCCACCTTCCATCTGCAAAAGGTTCTTTGGTTAGACCACGGCTATCTTGCCGGCGATGACACTGACAGCCACATCGACACTTTGGCACGTTTCTGTTCTACTGACACCATTGCTTACGTGAAATGCGATGACAAAGAAGACGAACACTACGAAGCATTGCTCGCAATGGAGGAACAACTGAAGACATTCCGCACCCTAGCAGGAGAACCCTATCGCCTGTTAGCCTTACCGATGGCAGACAAGATAGAAGAAGACGGCGAACGCCTGCCCGCAACTTACGCGAACTTCTTGATTATGAACGAAGTTATTCTATACCCGACATACCATCAGCCGGTGAATGACCAGAAAGCAAGTGAAGTGTTACAACAAGCATTTCCAGACCATCAAGTAATCGGAATAGACTGTCGTGCCCTGATTAAGCAACACGGTTCCCTGCATTGTGTCACCATGCAATACCCATTAGAAGTTATAAAATAA
- a CDS encoding carbon-nitrogen hydrolase, which yields MKKIKVGIIQQSNTADIRVNLMNLAKSIEACAAHGAQLIVLQELHNSLYFCQTENTNLFDLAEPIPGPSTGFYSELAAANKVVLVTSLFEKRAPGLYHNTAVVFDRDGSIAGKYRKMHIPDDPAYYEKFYFTPGDIGFEPIQTSLGKLGVLVCWDQWYPEAARLMALKGAELLIYPTAIGWESSDTDDEKARQLNAWIISQRAHAVANGLPVISVNRVGHEPDPSGQTNGILFWGNSFVAGPQGEFLAQAGNNHPENMVVEIDMERSENVRRWWPFLRDRRIDEYEGLTKRFLD from the coding sequence ATGAAAAAGATAAAAGTCGGAATCATCCAACAATCCAATACCGCAGATATTCGGGTCAACCTGATGAACCTCGCAAAGAGTATCGAGGCTTGCGCTGCTCACGGTGCGCAACTGATTGTGCTTCAAGAGTTACACAACTCACTTTATTTCTGCCAAACAGAAAACACCAACCTGTTTGATTTGGCCGAACCCATCCCCGGCCCTTCCACCGGATTCTATTCAGAACTGGCGGCAGCCAATAAAGTAGTTCTTGTGACCTCTCTTTTTGAGAAACGTGCACCGGGACTTTATCATAACACTGCCGTTGTTTTCGACCGTGATGGAAGCATTGCGGGAAAGTACCGGAAAATGCATATTCCCGATGACCCGGCTTACTACGAGAAATTCTACTTCACTCCCGGAGACATCGGTTTTGAACCCATTCAAACCTCATTAGGAAAGTTGGGCGTATTGGTATGCTGGGATCAATGGTACCCGGAAGCTGCCCGCCTGATGGCACTGAAAGGTGCGGAACTTTTAATTTATCCTACCGCCATCGGCTGGGAAAGCAGTGACACGGACGACGAAAAAGCCCGCCAACTCAACGCTTGGATTATTTCGCAGCGTGCCCATGCCGTTGCCAATGGTCTTCCTGTTATCTCTGTCAACCGTGTAGGACACGAGCCCGATCCTTCTGGACAGACAAACGGCATTCTATTTTGGGGAAACAGTTTCGTTGCAGGACCGCAAGGAGAATTTCTGGCACAAGCCGGAAACAATCATCCGGAAAACATGGTAGTAGAAATAGATATGGAACGCTCAGAAAACGTCCGCCGTTGGTGGCCCTTCCTCCGCGATCGCCGGATTGACGAATACGAAGGACTTACCAAACGCTTCCTCGACTAA
- a CDS encoding GtrA family protein — protein sequence MKESVRIFRFIVIGTMNALIMALVVWLMMKQMSFNGDYMVANITAYLIAQIHNFIWCKYWIFPVENKKNSIWKQILFFCSAFGLAYTAQFLFLILLVEGLDVNEYLAQFLGLFIYGGANFLANKKITFQ from the coding sequence GTGAAAGAATCTGTACGCATATTCCGTTTTATAGTCATTGGTACAATGAACGCTTTGATTATGGCGTTGGTTGTGTGGTTAATGATGAAACAAATGTCATTTAACGGCGACTATATGGTGGCTAATATAACAGCGTATCTGATAGCTCAAATCCATAATTTTATCTGGTGTAAATATTGGATATTCCCCGTAGAAAATAAAAAGAATAGTATCTGGAAACAGATACTATTCTTTTGTTCTGCTTTCGGGTTGGCGTATACAGCACAATTCTTATTCCTTATTTTATTAGTGGAAGGATTGGATGTAAATGAATATCTGGCTCAATTTTTGGGGTTGTTTATTTATGGAGGGGCTAATTTTCTAGCTAACAAGAAAATAACTTTTCAATGA
- the aspS gene encoding aspartate--tRNA ligase, producing the protein MFRTHTCGELRISDVNKQVTLSGWVQRSRKMGGMTFIDLRDRYGITQLVFNEEINAELCERANKLGREFVIQVTGTVNERFSKNANIPTGDIEIIVSELNVLNTAMTPPFTIEDNTDGGDDIRMKYRYLDLRRNAVRSNLELRHKMTIEVRKYLDSLGFIEVETPVLIGSTPEGARDFVVPSRMNPGQFYALPQSPQTLKQLLMVSGFDRYFQIAKCFRDEDLRADRQPEFTQIDCEMSFVEQEDIITTFEGMAKHLFKTLRGVELNEPFQRMPWADAMKYYGSDKPDLRFGMKFVELMDIMKGHGFSVFDNAAYVGGICAEGAATYTRKQLDALTEFVKKPQIGAKGMVYARVEADGTVKSSVDKFYTQEVLQQMKEAFGAKPGDLILILSGDDVMKTRKQLCELRLEMGAQLGLRDKNKFVCLWVIDFPMFEWSEEEGRLMAMHHPFTHPKEEDIPMLDTDPAAVRADAYDMVINGVEVGGGSIRIHDAKLQAKMFEILGFTPEKAEAQFGFLMNAFKYGAPPHGGLAYGLDRWVSLFAGLDSIRDCIAFPKNNSGRDVMLDAPSVIDQSQLDELNLIVDLKEGE; encoded by the coding sequence ATGTTTAGAACGCACACATGTGGAGAACTTAGAATCTCTGATGTAAACAAGCAAGTCACGCTGTCCGGATGGGTACAGCGCAGCCGTAAGATGGGAGGGATGACATTCATTGACCTTCGCGACCGTTACGGAATTACCCAATTGGTTTTTAATGAAGAAATTAATGCTGAACTCTGTGAACGTGCTAATAAATTGGGACGTGAGTTCGTCATTCAAGTGACAGGAACGGTTAATGAACGTTTCAGCAAGAATGCAAACATTCCTACTGGAGACATTGAAATCATTGTTTCCGAACTGAACGTACTAAATACTGCCATGACTCCTCCGTTCACTATCGAAGATAACACGGATGGGGGAGATGATATCCGCATGAAATACCGTTATTTGGATTTACGCCGTAACGCAGTACGTTCCAACTTGGAACTGCGTCATAAGATGACCATTGAAGTTCGCAAATATCTGGATAGTCTGGGGTTCATCGAAGTGGAAACGCCCGTTTTGATCGGTTCTACTCCTGAAGGTGCACGCGACTTCGTGGTGCCCTCACGTATGAATCCGGGACAGTTCTACGCACTTCCGCAATCTCCGCAGACTTTGAAGCAGTTGTTGATGGTTTCCGGTTTCGACCGTTACTTCCAGATTGCGAAATGTTTCCGCGACGAAGATTTGCGTGCCGACCGTCAGCCGGAATTTACACAGATCGACTGCGAAATGAGTTTCGTTGAGCAGGAAGATATTATCACTACTTTCGAAGGAATGGCTAAACATTTGTTTAAGACTCTTCGTGGTGTAGAACTGAATGAACCATTCCAACGTATGCCTTGGGCGGACGCCATGAAATATTATGGTAGCGATAAACCGGATTTGCGTTTCGGCATGAAATTCGTGGAACTGATGGATATCATGAAAGGTCACGGATTCTCAGTATTCGATAATGCGGCTTATGTGGGTGGTATCTGTGCCGAAGGTGCTGCGACTTATACCCGCAAGCAGCTGGATGCATTGACTGAGTTCGTAAAGAAACCACAGATTGGTGCGAAAGGAATGGTTTATGCCCGTGTGGAAGCCGATGGAACGGTGAAATCGAGTGTAGATAAATTCTATACGCAAGAGGTGCTCCAGCAAATGAAAGAAGCATTCGGAGCTAAACCGGGTGATTTGATTCTGATTCTGTCTGGCGACGATGTAATGAAAACACGTAAACAACTTTGCGAGCTTCGTCTGGAAATGGGTGCTCAACTGGGATTGCGTGATAAGAATAAGTTTGTTTGCCTTTGGGTGATTGACTTCCCGATGTTCGAATGGAGCGAAGAGGAAGGTCGTCTGATGGCTATGCATCATCCGTTTACTCATCCGAAAGAGGAAGACATTCCGATGTTGGACACTGATCCGGCTGCTGTACGTGCAGATGCATACGATATGGTGATCAACGGTGTGGAAGTTGGCGGCGGATCTATCCGTATCCACGATGCGAAATTGCAGGCAAAGATGTTCGAGATTCTTGGATTCACTCCGGAGAAGGCAGAGGCACAGTTTGGCTTCCTGATGAATGCCTTTAAGTATGGTGCGCCTCCTCATGGTGGTTTGGCATACGGACTCGACCGTTGGGTGTCTTTGTTTGCAGGATTGGATTCTATACGCGACTGTATTGCGTTCCCGAAAAATAATTCCGGACGTGATGTGATGTTGGACGCACCCTCTGTAATCGACCAGAGCCAGCTTGATGAACTGAACTTGATCGTAGATTTGAAAGAGGGCGAGTGA